The Ooceraea biroi isolate clonal line C1 chromosome 1, Obir_v5.4, whole genome shotgun sequence genome has a window encoding:
- the LOC105274918 gene encoding STE20-like serine/threonine-protein kinase isoform X5 codes for MTKRRRRKKRKNTENSISELEQRTSQLPLELDQITDDSAPARPDADVKIAEKENLVAVPAKKEESHKREINRDGEKEDKNKRLRKAESKENIQPPAEKKQAPKPPSETSERRLSRDKGPAPPPPPMRQDSEEKKKKDDENVVKDMEKINATKPADKNQKPIEDKLQSNKLSHEKMADQQANVKEPRNLEMEDQMQNELNSSEKMKKSESEESGKLFDNIKRFENQQKLMNNKSSPASRKQLSVNEKRKSAPVKPEMIEDLSKIIYNKQLSLEDKNGTKNKLSSVDDVTNYELPSREKEDYKSLEEKRKSVGEKLNAVLEKRLSMDAGKRKSDGSMDTSKHISVASTFLSEKNKNVKANSTEDIKTQFGVAKTESPVKSRSAGSSRNDSLESFSDELHTKTDSAKTEYSQEDTVSDDKSSEKQDSGINVSVITSTPIRSRNGSRRNSGDNIVVITGKAQPEQEVRLNTSTVRITADLPDMSNSLASNISQVTVVTTHPPVLVDAPSAATAAAAATTTTPLSRRTSPTSEVVIVANEMNKTQVNDNSIDDDAFPSLDSLEYTPQEQPIVLTDVSKKIGKRLDESEVIIVSPIVELQDTSHVSVVTVGDDREQVKDSSISKKHNVIRTGSSHSDLSSNERSSLKSDSGDEGSKVTVASAAAIDSPDADDYERNAKKVNGLIKNEMPHHAEDRIVKTVKSKEVNVKGFGKEKRVSPDSFEGSRSQSDSSSIRSHTPSKSIDRSDAESISTTISQDSRESNKENRLNQTQHTEVDEEVVLRRKPDYNREVSRPTRTKEDIQMMNLKKKTRKRTRKFEIDGVVVTTTTSKVIYGDDENGKVYDDQIFRKQELRELKMLQKMEQKQFQDLAQKAQFNKDQQEKRFEQERQLLERSAEADLETLARQQRQQIERAEAQQEVDLRLASKKIRSEQERELKQFREGLKQELRLLKQEIDLMPKDKRKSAFKIRKEKLEAEHEEREKLFLEKLNESHEMSLRRLSDGHREKIALMERQFLQQKQQLMRGREAAIWELEERQIHERQQLLKRQLKDVFFLQRHQMLIRHEKELEQMKRMNQRKEEELIKRQTVERRNLPKRIRNEMKAREMMFRESMRISMSSVLAPDPDAEREKLKKFQENEKKRYRAEQQRFELKHSRQLEEVRAQSDATIKELEQLQNEKRKMLMEHETLKLKEQEEAYGKELREWKAHLKPRKQKVEADLAADMEALEKRYQDYLPSSGLSGLSFPFFDYSKIVITDTWRRSPRLPRSTPTSPSFTIPRVSLKINGSDSGTLVSNGMFPRSYSKPDLVPPSRR; via the exons ATGACGAAGCGGAG AAGgcgaaaaaaacgaaaaaacacAGAGAACAGTATCAGCGAATTG GAGCAGCGCACGTCTCAGCTTCCCCTGGAGCTGGATCAGATCACAGATGACTCCGCCCCTGCGCGTCCTGATGCTGATGTTAAAA TCGCCGAAAAGGAGAATCTCGTGGCAGTGCCCgcgaagaaggaagaaagccACAAGCGCGAGATCAATCGGGATGGCGAGAAGGAGGACAAGAACAAGAGATTACGTAAGGCTGAGTCCAAGGAGAACATACAGCCCCCTGCCGAGAAGAAGCAG GCACCTAAGCCACCGAGCGAGACAAGCGAGCGTAGATTATCTCGAGATAAAGGGCCGGCGCCCCCGCCGCCGCCCATGCGTCAAGACagcgaggagaagaagaagaaagacgaCGAGAACGTCGTGAAGGACATGGAGAAAATTAACGCCACGAAACCGGCGGACAAGAATCAGAAGCCTATCGAAGACAAACTGCAAAGCAATAAATTGTCGCACGAGAAGATGGCAGATCAACAGGCGAATGTTAAGGAGCCGAGAAACTTGGAGATGGAGGATCAGATGCAAAACGAACTGAATAGTTCCGAGAAGATGAAGAAGTCCGAGAGCGAAGAGAGCGGCAAGCTCTTCGATAATATAAAGCGATTCGAAAATCAGCAGAAGCTGATGAACAATAAATCGAGCCCGGCTTCGAGGAAGCAATTGAGCGTGAACGAGAAACGCAAGTCGGCACCTGTGAAGCCGGAGATGATCGAGGACTTGTCGAAGATTATATACAATAAGCAGTTATCTCTAGAGGATAAAAACGG aacAAAGAATAAGTTGTCGTCCGTCGATGACGTAACGAATTACGAGTTGCCATCCCGCGAGAAGGAGGACTACAAGAGCCTGGAGGAAAAGCGAAAGTCCGTCGGCGAGAAACTCAACGCCGTGTTGGAGAAACGATTGTCCATGGACGCGGGGAAAAGGAAGAGCGACGGCTCCATGGACACGTCAAAGCACATATCTGTCGCGTCGACGTTCCTGTCGGAGAAGAACAAGAACGTTAAAGCCAATTCGACGGAGGACATCAAGACGCAGTTTGGCGTCGCGAAGACTGAGAGTCCCGTGAAGAGCCGTAGCGCGGGATCGTCCAGGAACGACTCCCTGGAGAGCTTCTCGGACGAGTTGCACACTAAAACGGATAGCGCTAAGACGGAATACAGTCAGGAGGACACGGTGAGCGACGACAAGAGCTCGGAGAAACAGGATTCGGGTATTAACGTGTCGGTGATCACGTCGACGCCGATCAGGAGCAGAAATGGCTCGAGGAGGAACAGCGGGGACAACATAGTAGTCATTACTG GAAAAGCTCAACCTGAGCAAGAAGTACGCTTAAACACATCGACCGTTCGTATCACTGCCGATTTGCCAGACATGTCGAACAGTCTGGCAAGTAATATAAGTCAGGTAACCGTCGTGACGACGCATCCGCCTGTGTTGGTGGATGCGCCGTCGGCAGCaacagcggcggcggcggcgacgacgacgacgcctcTCTCACGTCGCACTTCTCCGACGTCGGAAGTCGTTATCGTTGCCAACGAGATGAACAAAACGCAGGTAAACGACAATTctatcgacgacgacgcgttCCCTAGTCTGGACAGCCTGGAATACACGCCGCAGGAGCAGCCTATTGTACTTACTGACGTGTCTAAGAAAATTGGCAAGAGGCTGGACGAGTCAGAGGTGATCATAGTGAGTCCGATCGTGGAGCTGCAAGATACGAGTCACGTGTCGGTAGTCACCGTCGGCGATGACAGGGAGCAAGTGAAGGACTCGTCGATATCCAAGAAGCACAACGTTATCCGCACCGGTTCGTCTCACAGTGATTTGAGCTCGAACGAGAGATCGAGCCTGAAGAGCGACAGTGGAGACGAAGGCAGCAAGGTGACAGTTGCCAGCGCAGCAGCAATCGACTCGCCGGACGCGGACGATTACGAGAGAAACGCGAAGAAGGTAAACGGACTGATCAAGAACGAGATGCCGCATCACGCCGAGGACAGAATCGTCAAGACGGTCAAGTCGAAAGAGGTCAACGTCAAGGGTTTCGGCAAGGAGAAACGCGTCTCTCCGGACAGCTTCGAGGGTTCCAGGTCTCAGAGCGACTCCAGTTCCATAAGATCACATACGCCGAGCAAGAGCATCGATCGCTCGGACGCCGAGTCCATCTCGACGACGATCAGCCAAGATAGCAGAGAATCGAACAAGGAGAATCGCCTGAATCAGACTCAGCATACGGAGGTCGACGAGGAGGTCGTCCTGCGCCGCAAGCCGGACTACAATCGCGAGGTATCCCGACCGACCAGGACGAAGGAGGACATACAGATGATGAAtctgaagaagaagacgaggaAGCGCACGAGGAAGTTCGAGATTGACGGCGTAGTTGTGACGACAACGACCTCGAAGGTGATATATGGCGACGACGAGAACGGCAAGGTGTACGACGATCAGATATTCCGGAAGCAAGAACTGCGGGAGCTGAAGATGCTGCAGAAGATGGAGCAGAAGCAATTCCAGGACCTGGCGCAGAAGGCTCAATTCAACAAGGACCAGCAGGAGAAACGTTTCGAGCAGGAACGCCAGCTGTTGGAGCGTAGCGCCGAGGCGGACCTGGAGACTCTCGCCAGGCAGCAGAGACAGCAAATCGAGCGTGCCGAGGCGCAGCAGGAGGTCGACTTGCGACTGGCGTCCAAGAAGATCCGCAGCGAGCAGGAGAGGGAGCTCAAGCAGTTCCGGGAAGGCCTGAAGCAGGAACTGAGACTGCTCAAGCAGGAGATCGACCTAATGCCAAAGGACAAACGAAAGAGTGCGTTCAAGATACGGAAGGAGAAGCTCGAGGCGGAACACGAGGAGCGCGAGAAGCTGTTCCTGGAGAAGCTGAACGAGAGTCACGAGATGTCGTTGAGGCGACTGTCGGACGGTCACCGTGAGAAGATCGCGCTGATGGAGAGGCAATTCCTGCAACAGAAGCAGCAGCTGATGCGCGGCAGGGAGGCGGCGATCTGGGAGCTAGAGGAACGGCAGATACACGAGCGGCAGCAGCTGCTGAAGAGGCAACTCAAGGATGTATTCTTCCTGCAGAGACACCAGATGCTGATACGACACGAGAAGGAGCTCGAGCAGATGAAGAGGATGAACcagaggaaggaggaggagctGATCAAGCGGCAAACGGTCGAGCGCAGGAATCTGCCGAAGAGGATCCGCAACGAGATGAAAGCGCGCGAGATGATGTTCCGGGAATCGATGAGGATCTCGATGTCGTCGGTGCTTGCGCCAGATCCCGACGCCGAGCGCGAGAAACTGAAAAAGTTCCAAGagaacgagaagaagagaTACCGTGCGGAGCAGCAGAGATTCGAATTGAAGCATTCCAGACAGCTGGAGGAGGTGCGTGCCCAGAGCGACGCGACGATCAAGGAGCTGGAGCAGTTGCAGAACGAGAAGCGGAAGATGCTGATGGAGCACGAGACGCTCAAGCTgaaggagcaggaggaggCTTACGGTAAAGAGCTCCGTGAGTGGAAAGCGCATCTTAAACCCCGCAAGCAG AAGGTAGAAGCTGATCTGGCGGCTGATATGGAAGCATTGGAAAAGCGCTACCAAGACTATTTGCCTTCTTCTGGTCTTAGTGgtctctcttttccctttttcgaCTATTCTAAAATCGTAATTACCGACACTTGGCGGAGATCTCCACGCTTACCACGCTCCACTCCTACCTCCCCGTCTTTCACCATACCCAGGGTGTCGCTAAAGATCAACGGGTCGGACTCGGGCACCCTCGTGTCGAACGGCATGTTCCCACGAAGCTACTCCAAACCGGATCTAGTGCCGCCCTCCCGTAGATAG